Proteins from a single region of Callithrix jacchus isolate 240 chromosome 12, calJac240_pri, whole genome shotgun sequence:
- the NUPR1 gene encoding nuclear protein 1 yields MASFPPAASAPQQPPAPEDEDPSLDESDLYSLAHSYLGGGGRKGRSKREAAANTNRPSPGGHERKLVTKLQNSERKKRGARR; encoded by the exons ATGGCCAGCTTCCCTCCAGCAGCCAGTGCCCCccagcagcccccagccccagaggACGAGGACCCCAGCCTGGATGAATCTGACCTCTACAGCCTGGCCCATTCCTACCTGG GAGGCGGAGGCCGGAAAGGTCGCTCCAAGAGAGAAGCTGCTGCCAACACCAACCGCCCCAGCCCTGGCGGGCACGAGAGGAAGCTGGTGACCAAGCTGCAGAATTCAGAGAGGAAGAAGCGAGGGGCACGGCGCTGA